The following coding sequences are from one Sulfurimonas crateris window:
- the rpmB gene encoding 50S ribosomal protein L28, producing the protein MARRCAISGKGPMSGNNVSHAKNRTKRRFLLNLRTVRITLDDGTTQKVKISARELRTLKKNS; encoded by the coding sequence ATGGCAAGAAGATGTGCTATCAGCGGCAAAGGCCCAATGAGCGGAAACAATGTTTCTCACGCTAAAAATAGAACTAAACGTCGTTTTTTGTTAAACCTTAGAACAGTACGCATCACTTTAGATGATGGTACGACTCAAAAGGTTAAAATCTCTGCGAGAGAGTTGCGCACACTTAAGAAAAACTCTTAA
- a CDS encoding HDOD domain-containing protein, whose amino-acid sequence MVTKEKIDSFIEKIPPAPKVLNETFALLRAGELTKAAKVAEGDLALKSYLKNIVNKPIYGFANEVSEIGQIFGILGVSLARQSVYNYMISLLSPKDWSLFKLNSHLFYELQANLSKKWQMILEHLKVEDKETYDAITLLPASIIVAEALFKEKIDDVNLLRSTKAIDYNTILKRLCGVDLFDICSQIAQKWEMNSDISKVVQAASGVKPSRDEKIDQLGKWMHLLLFYELSNPLFIKAGLNDFIDFQIEYIGDIYEEFSSLMEIE is encoded by the coding sequence ATGGTAACAAAAGAAAAGATTGATAGCTTCATAGAGAAGATCCCGCCTGCTCCTAAAGTCCTGAACGAGACATTTGCACTGCTTAGAGCTGGCGAGCTTACAAAGGCGGCGAAGGTGGCAGAGGGCGATCTGGCGCTAAAATCATATCTCAAGAATATAGTCAACAAGCCAATATACGGGTTTGCCAATGAAGTAAGCGAAATAGGGCAAATATTTGGCATACTCGGTGTCTCACTTGCGAGACAGAGCGTCTACAACTATATGATATCTCTTCTAAGCCCCAAAGATTGGAGCCTCTTTAAACTTAACTCTCACCTCTTTTATGAACTTCAGGCAAACCTATCCAAAAAGTGGCAGATGATCCTTGAACATCTAAAGGTAGAAGACAAAGAGACATACGATGCCATAACGCTTCTTCCTGCCAGCATAATCGTAGCAGAAGCTCTTTTTAAAGAGAAAATAGATGACGTGAATCTTTTAAGAAGTACAAAAGCGATAGATTACAACACAATTCTAAAGCGTCTTTGCGGAGTAGATCTTTTTGACATCTGCTCCCAGATCGCTCAAAAATGGGAAATGAACAGTGACATCTCCAAGGTAGTTCAAGCAGCCTCGGGTGTAAAACCGTCACGTGATGAAAAGATAGATCAACTAGGAAAATGGATGCACCTTCTGCTCTTTTACGAACTCTCAAACCCGCTCTTTATCAAAGCCGGTCTTAATGATTTTATAGATTTTCAGATCGAATATATCGGGGATATATACGAAGAGTTCTCCTCGCTGATGGAGATAGAATGA
- a CDS encoding chemotaxis protein CheX, producing the protein MKAVVKDGIATFLPQGFLDGNNAASYLSIEDVEAATKLKADMILVSLKRVVFFNRNGLDIFIKLFSKIRKTNSATVGFCDYDQNKYEAIRRFYKEDINFSLFKTLDIAYLFSSSYKNQNKTILVYSDDKSQRSAIAIELHDNGHNPTIAKTLSEYNEKKCQKGAFDYVVDSTFLGQMGQKVATRVSGNAIIYTISSFLDVEISDNFNIEYHNNSLNVGFRLFIFDAYKVISMNIHALNFFSKLSTSAAEYNATICFVGMKFDKTPISFKENMEDAGILFYDQMDDILQNKELLKELGASSAANIKNKRVLNKETVIELPKFINAAAVTIEMMTNSKAHKESASVQNLIIEKKEGKIASSIGYYGDLDGMVVLVFPSGIAKKACELLIGEDTNDLELILDTLAELVNIVGGKIKSLLADEDISVNITLPRTYQDIDSLLEVVENRKGVQVELSFNDDKFLFFLTR; encoded by the coding sequence ATGAAAGCCGTAGTAAAAGACGGCATAGCGACATTCTTGCCTCAGGGTTTTCTTGATGGTAACAATGCTGCATCATACCTAAGCATTGAAGATGTAGAGGCTGCCACAAAACTAAAAGCAGATATGATCTTAGTCTCGCTTAAGAGGGTCGTATTTTTCAACCGTAACGGTCTGGATATCTTTATAAAACTATTTTCCAAAATCCGCAAAACAAACAGTGCCACGGTAGGGTTTTGCGACTATGATCAAAACAAGTATGAGGCAATAAGAAGATTTTACAAAGAGGATATCAACTTCTCACTCTTTAAAACTCTCGACATTGCTTATCTCTTCTCCTCAAGCTACAAAAATCAGAACAAAACCATTCTGGTCTACAGTGATGACAAATCTCAGCGCTCTGCAATTGCTATAGAGTTGCATGACAACGGGCACAATCCGACAATAGCAAAAACACTCAGTGAGTACAATGAAAAAAAATGTCAAAAAGGGGCGTTTGACTATGTTGTTGACTCTACATTTTTAGGTCAGATGGGGCAAAAGGTCGCAACAAGAGTGAGCGGAAATGCGATCATCTACACAATCTCCTCGTTTTTAGATGTTGAGATAAGCGACAACTTTAACATAGAGTACCACAACAACTCTCTAAACGTAGGTTTTAGGCTCTTTATCTTTGACGCATATAAAGTCATCAGTATGAATATTCACGCCCTAAACTTCTTCTCTAAGCTATCTACTTCAGCCGCAGAATACAACGCAACGATCTGTTTTGTAGGGATGAAGTTTGACAAGACTCCGATCTCGTTTAAAGAGAATATGGAAGATGCGGGAATACTTTTTTATGACCAGATGGATGACATACTCCAAAACAAAGAGCTCTTAAAAGAGCTAGGGGCTTCAAGTGCTGCAAATATCAAAAATAAAAGAGTCCTAAACAAAGAGACCGTAATAGAGCTTCCAAAATTCATCAATGCCGCAGCCGTTACCATAGAGATGATGACAAACTCAAAAGCGCATAAAGAGTCGGCAAGCGTTCAAAATCTCATCATAGAGAAAAAAGAGGGGAAAATAGCAAGTTCTATCGGCTACTACGGTGACTTAGACGGTATGGTGGTCTTGGTCTTTCCATCAGGCATTGCAAAAAAAGCGTGTGAGCTCCTCATAGGCGAAGATACAAACGACTTAGAGTTAATTCTTGATACATTGGCAGAGCTTGTAAATATAGTGGGCGGAAAGATAAAATCTCTGCTTGCAGATGAAGATATATCTGTAAATATAACTCTTCCAAGAACCTACCAAGACATAGATAGCCTTCTTGAAGTAGTTGAGAATAGAAAAGGGGTTCAGGTAGAGCTCTCTTTTAACGATGATAAATTTCTCTTTTTCTTAACAAGATAA